GGTGCCCGGCAGGGTCTGCACGGTGACGGTCTTCGACGGGGTGGACGGGTTGCCGGCGGCGTCCACCGCCACCACGTAGAACCCGTACGACGTGTCCGGCGTCAACCCGGTCACCTGCTGGGTGGTGCCGGCGCCCGTGGCGACGACGAGGTGCGCCGGCCAGGAGGTCTTGTAGACCCGGTAGCCGGCGACCCCGACGTTGTCGGTGGACGCGGTCCAGCTCAGCGTGACCCCGTTCGCGCCGATGTTCGACGCGGTCGGGGTGCCGGGCGGCGTCGGCCCGGTGGTGTCCGAGCCGGTGCCGGCCGGGGTGGCCACCGCGAGCGCCGACGACCACAACGAGCTGTTGCCGGCGCCGTCGCGGGCCAGCACCGAGAACCGGTAGTTGCTGGCCGGCGAGAGCGTGGTCAGGGTCAGGCTGTTGGTGGTGGTGCGGAAGGAGGAGCGCACGTCGCTGCCGACCGGCTCCATGGCGACGTCGTAGCCGGCCACGCCGCTGCCACCGGTGTCGGTGGACGCGGGCCAGGTCAACGTCAGGCCGGTGGGCGTGATCGCGGAGGCGACCGGGGTGCCGGGGACGGTGGGCGGGGTGGTGTCGGTCGGCGTCGAGGTCGGCTCGTCACCCCAGACCCGGGTGGTCCCGGCGTACAGCGGCACCTTCGGGTTCGGGCCGGCGGTGGCCTGGTACGACGGGTCGTTTGTCGGATCCCAGGTGCCGCCCTCCGGTACGCCGATCTTGAACTGCACCTCCATCCGGTGCTGCGACTGCCCGGCCGGGGCGATCGTGTAGCCGGTGCAGTCCACCTCGACGTACCAGATGTCGCCGGAGAGCTGCCTGGCGGTCGACGGCGACGGGCACCCCTGGGTGTAGCCGGAGGTGACCTGCACGGCGGTGCTGCCCTCGGGCCGGAAGTAGTAGCGGAACTTCCCGTTGGTCAGCGCCCGCGCCGGGAACGCCGACTTGTTGTAGACGACCGCCTTGAGCCCGGTCGCCCGGGGCTCGGCCTGCATCACCGTGGTCTCCACGGTCAGCTCGGGGATGTCCGGGGTCTCCGCGGTGGGGAAATTGGCGAGCGGGGTGCCGCCGTACTCCTGGGAGAGCCGGGCCAGCGCGGAGGTGAAGCCGGCGTTGTAGTCGGTGGCCACCTCGTTCATCACGTAGTCCGACCGGCTGTCGGTGTAGGCGTCGTTGGCCGCCGACGGGCCGCCGACCAGTGCGCCGTAGAGCACGTGCCGGGTCTCCACCGGCACCGTCTGGCTGTCCCACCAGGAGCCGTGGGCGGTGCGGTGGTGCGGGTTCTTCGGCGCGTTGGCGCCGAACCCGATCATGTAGCTGGACTTGCGCGGGTTGTCACCGAGCGCGTAGTTGACCTGCCGGACGGCGAAGTCGTGGAACCGGGCCTTGCGGGTGGCGTCGGTGGTCTTGTCGCTGTAGACCAGCGCGGCGAAGCTGGTGTTGGCGGCGTACCGCAGCGCGCCCCAGGAGTCGAGGACGGCCATCCCGCCCGGCGAGTAGGGCACCTTCTGGCCGTTGACGCCGACCGTCCAGTAGTCGAGCCACCGGTTGGCGTCGTCGACGTACTTCTGCTTGCCGGTCAGGTTGGCCAGCAGCACGTACGCCCCGAACTGCTTGTTGTCCCAGGCGATCGTCCACTTGTAGGACCGGGTGGTGGACTGCGGCTCGGTGCCGAGCTTGTCGTACTCGCTCTCGGCCTTGGCCAGGTAGGCCGCATCGCCGGTGGCCCGGTACAGCCAGATCGCGCCCCAGACCAGCTCGTCCTGGTACCCGCTCCACGACTTGTAGAAGCTGGTCGCGTCGGTGATGCACTCGTGGTAGCTCTTACGCACCGTGTCGGCGAACGTGTAGAGCTGCTTGGCATGGGTGAGCAGCTTGTCGGCGTAGGCGGCGTCGGTGGGCCGGAACACCATCGACGACGCGGCCATCGCCGCCGCCGTCTCCCCCGCCAGGTCCGCGCCGCCACAGCTCGCATCGATCTTGTACGCGGGCCGCGCCATCGGCAGCACCTCGGCCGGACCCCACCACTTGTGGTCGTCGTCGCCCTTGCCCACCTGCCCGTAGAGCACGTTCGCCGACGGGTGCGCCTTGATGAAGTAGTCGTTGACGAAGCGCAGGTTGTTCAGCAGCGGGGTGAGCTGGCCGGCGGCGACGTACCCGTCGCGGTACTCGACCGCGCCCCAGGCGAGCATGGTGGCGCTGAACGCCATCGGGAAGCCGAACTTCACGTGGTCACCGGCGTCGTACCAGCCACCGGTGAGGTCCACGCCGACGTCGGCGCCGTCGGTGAGCGCGGAGTCACCCCGCCAGGAGACCCGGTTCCAGGACGGCTTCTTGCCGGACTGCTGCGCCTCGTAGAACAGCAGCGACTTCTGCAACGCCTCGGGGTAGTTGAACATGCCGGTGCCCGCGACGTCGGCGCGGTCGGCCGTGGCCGGCGCAGCCCCCGCGAGGGACGGGAGCGTGCTGATGGCGAGGGCCAGACCGCTGGTCAGGGCGGCACCGGCGGCGAGCAGGCGGCGGAGCCGGGGCCGGCCCCCGCCCGACCGGCCGGGCCGGTTCGGGTGCTGCATGGGCGGAACTCCTGTCGATAGGGGGGTGCCTCCGGCGGCCCCACCGGACGCGGGGACGGGGCGTCGCGGTTGGTGGGGCCGCCGGAGGCGGGTGGTGGTGGGGGCCGAAGGAGTCGCGGGAGCGCTCCCATGGACGTGCGCCAATGTAATCACTGTGTCACGGGTTTGTGAAGGGGCCGGGCACGACGAAACCCGGCGGACGCTCGGGCCACCGCGACCCGGTCCCGCACCCGGAGCGCCCGTCGCACCCGGTCACCGGGCGGGTCACCCGGACCAACCCGGGTCGGTCCGGCACCCCCGGTCGTCCGGCCACCGCGCGGTCACGCGGACTAACCTGGGTCGATGTCGATGATCGAACAGGTGTCGTTGGGGGTGGCCGACGACCGCCGCGCCGGCCGGTTCTGGGCCGCCGCGCTGGGCTACGTCCGTCGTCCACCCCGCTACCCGGGAGACGAGTGGATCGTGGTGGAGCCACCGCCCGGCACCGCCGGGGTGGCGCTCGCCATGGACGTCAGCGAGAGTCCGGTGTCCGAGTTCCCCCGCACCCACCTCGACCTGGATGCGGGTGACCGGGACCTCGACGAGGAGGTCGACCGGCTGATCGGCCTGGGTGCCGGTCGGGTCGACTGGCCGTACTACCCGGCCGAACCGGAGCCCGGCCAGCTGCCGTACGTCGTCCTCACCGACACCGAGGGGAACCGGTTCTGCGTCTCCGGGCACCGCCGGGCGGGCACCCTCTTCGGCTGATCACCGCCCCGACCCGGCACACCGGCCACCCGCCGGGCCGCTGGCCGAGCCGGCACGCCGGTCACTCGCCGAGGCAACCCGCCGGCCCGGCCCGCCGGCCACTCGCCGGGGTGGCCCCGCACATGGGCAGGGCCCCCGCACCGGGGGCCCTGCCTGTGCACCGTCCTCCGCATCGGAGTTCGGCCGTGCACCGGATGGAATGCCCCCGCCCGGTGCCGTACGGGTCGTCTTCAGATCTCGGCGGAGGTCAGCGCACCCCACCGCCGGGGTCGGTCCGCCGGGGGCCGCCCACCGTCGCACCGGCCCGTGGGGACGCGTCGGCGACCGGACCCTTGTCGGCGCGGGCGACCAGGGGAACGGTCACGGTGAGCAGCGTGCCGTCCCGCTCGACCGGCGCGGGCCGACCCAGCCGGGCCACCGTCCGGACCATCGGCGTGTTGTCCGCCTGGGTGTGCAGGACCAGCGCCGCGTACCCGGCCCGCTCGGCGTGGGCCAACAGCCGGCGCAGCAGCGCGGTGCCCAGGCCACGCCGTTGCCAGTCGTCCCGGACCAGCAGCGCCACCTCCGCCTCGTCACCCTCGGCGAGCAGGTTGGCCAGCGCGACGACCGACTCCGCCGCCCCGCCGGAGCCGGTCGTCGTGGCCACCAGGGTCAGCCCCCGGGTCGGTGCGAGCAGCCGGCGCAGCCGGCTCGGCGAGGGCAGCGCCGCCCCGCTCAGGTACCGCCGTTGCCGGCTGTGCGCCGAGCAGCCCTCGTGCAGCTCCACCACGCCGGCCAGATCGTCGGCGGTCGCCGGCCGGATGGCCAGCTCCGCCCCGTCGGGCAGCACCAGGGTCACCCGGTCGGCCTCCCGCCGGGTCACCGCCGCCGCCAGCTCCACCAGCGCCTGCGCCCGGGCGTACTCCGCCGGGGTGAAGCTCGGTGCCTGCCGGCGCAGCTCGTACGAGCCACCGGCCGGGTCGGTCAGCAGCATGGTCGTGGTGCCGACCGCGTCGTGCGCGACGGCGGGCGTCGGCCGCCAGGTCACCTCGTCCAGCCCGAGCGTGGTGCGGAGCACCTCCCCGGCCTGCTCCGGATCCCGCACCAGCCGGGTGGCCAGCCCGAGCGCCCGGGTCGGCTGGTCGACCAGGCCGCGCGCCTCGCTGCGCGCCACCCAGCAGTCCCGGCCCCGACCCCGCTCGACGGCGGCGACCAGATCCGCCTCGCCGAGCGCGTCCGGCGCGTCGACGAGGAAGTCGTCCACCGCGCCGACCTCGGTGGTGTGCACCTGCACGGTGAGGATGTTGACCCCCCGCAACGCGAGGCTGGCCGTGAGGACCGACAGGTAACCCGGCCGGTCGTCCACGGTCGCCCGGATCCGCCACAGCGCCATGTCCACTCCCTTCCCTACCGGTGAACCCTGCCCGGCGCCTGTTGCCGTGGCGTTGCCCGGCGGTGTCGCACCGGGAACCGTTCGCCCAGGTCAGGTGACGGTGGTCACCGAACGCGGGCCGACCAGGTCGAGCCGGTCGCCGAGGATCACCGCGCTGGCCCGGACCAGCTGGGCGAGCCGGTCCACCTCGGTGGCGTGGAACCCGGCGGCGGTCAGCGGCTCGGTGTGGTCCCGGGCGACCACCAGCACCAGCCCGGCCCGGCCGAACGGCGCGATCGCGTAGTGCGTGCCGTCGGCCATGGTCAGGGTGCGGGCCCGCAGCGGGGTCACCTCGGGCAGCCGGGGCGGCTCGGGGGCACGCCAGCTGGCGTGCCCGACGGTCGCCGTCCCGCCGCCGGCCCGCGAGGCCCAGTCCACCGGTACCACGGCGGCCACCGCCCAGTCCGCGGCGAGCAGCCCGGGAACCGCGTCGACCAGGGTGGCCACCCCGTCGGTGGGGTTCGCCGCCACCTGGGCGAGCAGCTCGGCGTCCTGGCCCGTGGTGGTCGGGGCGCCGATCGCCCGCCAGACCCCGTCGACGCGCACCCCGGGGATGGCGGCGAGCCCGGCGAGCAGGCCCTCCACCCGGGCGGCACCCGGCCACACCACGGTGAAGTCGTCGACCGCCCGGCCACCGAGCCGTTCCAGCACCACGACCTGGACGATGTCGGCACCGGAGACGCCGAGCGTGCGGGCCACCTGGCCGAGTGTCCCGGGTCGGTCCGGCAGGGTCACCCGAACTCTCAGCAACATGTCTGTCCCTCCGCTCGGCGGACCGGCCGCACACGGCCGGCAGGCTGGTTCCCAGCCTGCCGGTTGACCATTTCGCCCCTGTTGCCGCGGCATGTCCCGGGCGGAAAATCGCTGACCTTGACAACCCGGCTGAGCTGCCATCAACTATGCGGATGACCGAGCCGGCCGACGCTTCCCCCGGCGGCACGGCGCCGGCCGGGTCGCCGCCGGGGCTCGACCTCGACCGGCTCGCCGGCTGGCTGGCCGTCCACCGGCCGGAGCTGGCCGACGGGCCGCTGCGGGCCAGCCTGGTCACCGGCGGCAAGTCCAACCTGACCTACCTGCTGAGCTGCGGTGCGCGGGAGGTGGTGCTGCGTCGCCCGCCGCTGGGGCACGTGCTGGCCACCGCGCACGACATGGCCCGCGAGCACCGGGTGATCTCCGCGCTCGCGCCGACCGCCGTGCCGGTGCCCGAGGCGCTGCTGCTCTGCGCCGACCCGGCGGTGATCGGGGCACCGTTCTACCTGATGCAGCGGGTGCCGGGCGAGGTGCTGCGCAGCCGGGCGCAGACCGACCCGCTCACCGACGCGCAACGCCGCGACCTGGCCTGGGCGATGATGGACACCCTCGCCGCGCTGCACACCGTCGACCCGGCCGGGGTGGGGCTGGCCGACTTCGGCCGCCCCGAGGGCTACCTCGGCCGGCAGGTGCGACGCTGGGCCGGCCAGCTCGACCGGTCCCGCAGCCGGGAGCTGCCCGGGGTGGACGAGCTGCGCGACGCGCTGGCCGCCTCGGTGCCCGACGGGGTGAACGCCGGCCGGATCGTGCACGGCGACTTCCGGCTGGACAACCTGCTCACCACCGCCGACCCGGTGTCGGTCCGGGCGGTGCTGGACTGGGAGATGGCCACCCTCGGCGACCCCCTGGCCGACCTGGGGCTCCTGCTGACCTACTGGGACGTGCTCGGCGACAGCGACCTGGCCGAGGGCAACCCGGTCGCCGACGGGCTCGGCCCCCGAGCGGGTTTCCCCACCGGCCGCGAGCTGATCGACCGGTACGCCGGGCGCAGCGACGTCGACGTGGGGCCGCTGCACTGGCACCTGGCCCTCGGCTGTTTCAAGCTCGCGGTGATCTGCGAGGGCATCCACTACCGGCACACCCTCGGGCAGACCCTCGGCGGTGGGTTCGACCGGATCGGCGACATGGTGCCGCCGCTGGTCGCACACGGTCTGCGCGCGATCGGGGAGCACTGATGGACTTCGGGTACGACGCACGCACCGTCGAGCTGCGCGAGCGGCTCGGCGCGTTCCTCGACGAGTGCGTCCTGCCGGCCGAGCCGGTCCACGCCGAGCAGGTCGCCGCGGCGGGTGACCCGTGGGCGCGCTCCCCGGTGCTCGACGGGTTGAAGGCCGAGGCCCGTCGGCGCGGCCTGTGGAACCTCTTCCTGCCCGACCCGCGCTACGGCGCCGGGCTGACCAACCTCCAGTACGCCCCGCTCGCCGAGCTGACCGGGCGCAGCCCGCACCTGGCCCCCGAGGCGGTCAACTGCGCCGCCCCGGACACCGGCAACATGGAGCTGCTGGCCGAGTTCGGCACCGAAGCGCAGCGCGAGCGGTGGCTCACCCCCCTGCTGGCGGGCGAGATCCGCTCCGCGTTCTGCATGACCGAACCGGAGGTCGCCTCGTCCGACGCCACCAACATCGCCACCCGGATCGTCCGCGACGGCGACGACTACGTGGTCGACGGACGCAAGTGGTGGTCGTCCGGGGCGATGGACCCGCGCTGCGAGATCTTCATCGTGATGGGCAAGACCGATCCGACCGCCGAGCGGCACCGCCAGCAGAGCATGCTGCTGGTGCCCCGGGACACCCCCGGGGTGCACGTCCGCCGGGGGATGACCGTCTTCGGCTACTCCGACGCCCCGCACGGTGGCCACGCCGAGATCGACTTCACCGGCGTCCGGGTGCCGGCCGAGAACCTGATCGGCGTCGAGGGGGCCGGGTTCGCCATCGCCCAGGCCCGGCTCGGGCCGGGCCGGATCCACCACTGCATGCGGCTGGTCGGGATGGCCGAGCGGGCGCTGGAACTGCTCTGCCGGCGGGCCAACCAGCGGGTCGCGTTCGGCCGGCCGCTGGCCGAGCAGGGTGTGGTCCGGGAGTGGATCGCCGAGTCCCGGGTGCGGATCGAGCAGGCCCGGTTGCTGGTGCTCAAGACCGCCTGGCTGATGGACACGGTCGGCAACAAGGGCGCGCACACCGAGATCCAGGCCATCAAGATCGCCACGCCGGCGATGGCCGAGTGGGTGATCGACAAGGCGATCCAGGGGTACGGCGGCGCGGGGGTCAGCCAGGACACCCCGCTCGCCGGGCTCTGGGCCCAGGCCCGCACCCTGCGGCTCGCCGACGGCCCCGACGAGGTGCACCGGTCGTCCCTGGCCAAGCGGGAACTGCGTCGCTGGTCCTGACCCGGCTACCCCGGCCGGTGCGCCGGCCTACCTGTCGGCGCGGTCGGAGCCTGCGGGCGGAGACGGCGGCGGGTGGGGCGAGCGCGCCCGCCGGAGCTGTCGAAGCGCTTCAGGTGGAGGCACGCTGAATCAGCTCGGTGTCCAGCAGCAGGTGCGGGGTGGGCACGTCGTCGCCCCGGATCCGGGCCACCAGCAGCCGGGCCATCTGCCGGCCCATCTCCTCCACCGGCTGGAAGACCGTGGTCAGCGGCGGATCGGCCTGCTGGGCGACCGGGGAGTCGTCGAACCCGATGATCGCCACGTCCTCGGGCACCCGGCGGCCCGCCTCGCGCAGCGTGCGCAGCGCGCCGAACGCCATCAGGTCGGAGGCGACGAAGACGGCGTCCAGCTCGGGGCAGGCGTCCAGCAGCCGCCTCATGCAGGCCGCGCCGCTGCCCTCGCTGAAGTCCCCGTACGCGATCATGCGGGGGTCGAGCCCGCCGATGGTGGCCTCCACGGCCTCCCGGTAGCCGACCAGCCGGGCCAGGCCGACGCCCATGTCCTGGGTGCCGGCGATGGTGGCGATCCGCCGCCGGCCCCGCCGGGCCAGGTGCTCGACGGCCTTGCGGGCGCCACCGACGTTGTCGACGTCGACGAACCAGGACGGCCGGGCGCCGGGGCGCAGCATCCGGGCCGGTCGACCGCCCAGCACGGTGGGCAGGTCGCGCTCCTCCAGCAGGGTCGGCAGCGGGTCGGAGTCGTGCAGCGAGAGCAGCAGGACCCCGTCGACGTGCTGGTTGGTCAGGTGGTTCTCGACCCGTTCCCGTTCGATCGGGGACTGCACCATGGCGAGCCAGAGTTGCAGCGGCGTCTCCAGCAGCCCGGAGCTGACGCCCCGGACGATGCCGGCGAAGAACGGCTCGGTGAAGACCCGCTCCCCCGACTCGGAGACCACCAGGGCCACCGAGTCGGTCCGCTGGGTCACCAGGGCGCGTGCCGCCCGGTTCGGGACGTACCCCAGCTCGGCGATGGCCTGTTGGACGGCGGCCCGCGCCTCCGGACTGACCTGGGGTGAGCCGTTGACCACCCGGGAGACCGTGCCCCGCCCGACACCCGCGCGAGCGGCGACCGCGTCGAGGGTCGGGCGCCCGAGTGACCGGGTGCGTTGCGTTGTCATCGTCTGCTCCTCCGACGTCGGACGGTCCCCGCCGGCCGCCCCCGGGGGCGGGCGGCACGGCGGGGCCGTCCGGAATACTGGCTGGCCTCTGCCTATTGTGCGGCCAGACCGTTGCGTCGGATCACCTCGGCGTACCACCTGGCACTGGACTTGGGGATACGGACCTGGGTGTCGTAGTCGATCCAGACCATCCCGAAGCGCTTGGTGTAACCCCAGGCCCACTCGAAATTATCCATCAGCGACCAGGCGAAGTAGCCCCGCAGGGGCACTCCTGCCGCAATCGCCTCGTGCGAGGCCCGCAGGTGGGCGTCGAAGTACGCCAACCGGTCGACGTCGTCGACCTGACCGTCCTGCACCGTGTCGACGAACGCCGAGCCGTTCTCGGTGACGTAGAGCGGCAGGTCGGTGTACTCCTCGTGCACCCGGCGCAGCGTCTCCACCAGGCCCGGGGCGTCGATCTCCCAGTCCATGTCGGTGACCGGCACCCCCCGGGTGACGAACCGGACGTCCTCGCTGCCCGGCCAGCAGGACGGCGCCCGCCAGTACTTCTCCGGCTCCTCGCCGGGCACCGGCGCGGCCACCACGTGCCGGCTGTAGTAGTTGATCCCGACCAGGTCCAGCGGAGTGGAGATGATCTCCAGGTCGCCGTCGCGGACGTGTCCGAAATCGGTCACCTCGGCCAGGTCGGCGACCAGGTCCTCCGGGTACGACCCCCGCAGCATCGGGTCGAGGAAGAACCGGTTGGCCAGCCCGTCGATCCGGCGGGCGGCGTCCACGTCGGCGGGCGCGTCGCTGGCCGGGGTGACCGGGTAGAGGTTGACCGTGACGCCGAGCTGGGCCTGCGGCAGCGTCGCCCGCAGGGCCTGCACGGCCAGCCCGTGGCCGAGCATGAGGTGGTGCCCGGCCCGGACCGCGTCCGCCCCGTTGGAGCGGCCGGGGGCGTGCGCCCCGGAGCCGTAGCCGAGGAAGGCCGAGCACCACGGCTCGTTCAGCGTGGTCCAGTACTTCACC
Above is a window of Micromonospora rifamycinica DNA encoding:
- a CDS encoding glycoside hydrolase family 9 protein, giving the protein MQHPNRPGRSGGGRPRLRRLLAAGAALTSGLALAISTLPSLAGAAPATADRADVAGTGMFNYPEALQKSLLFYEAQQSGKKPSWNRVSWRGDSALTDGADVGVDLTGGWYDAGDHVKFGFPMAFSATMLAWGAVEYRDGYVAAGQLTPLLNNLRFVNDYFIKAHPSANVLYGQVGKGDDDHKWWGPAEVLPMARPAYKIDASCGGADLAGETAAAMAASSMVFRPTDAAYADKLLTHAKQLYTFADTVRKSYHECITDATSFYKSWSGYQDELVWGAIWLYRATGDAAYLAKAESEYDKLGTEPQSTTRSYKWTIAWDNKQFGAYVLLANLTGKQKYVDDANRWLDYWTVGVNGQKVPYSPGGMAVLDSWGALRYAANTSFAALVYSDKTTDATRKARFHDFAVRQVNYALGDNPRKSSYMIGFGANAPKNPHHRTAHGSWWDSQTVPVETRHVLYGALVGGPSAANDAYTDSRSDYVMNEVATDYNAGFTSALARLSQEYGGTPLANFPTAETPDIPELTVETTVMQAEPRATGLKAVVYNKSAFPARALTNGKFRYYFRPEGSTAVQVTSGYTQGCPSPSTARQLSGDIWYVEVDCTGYTIAPAGQSQHRMEVQFKIGVPEGGTWDPTNDPSYQATAGPNPKVPLYAGTTRVWGDEPTSTPTDTTPPTVPGTPVASAITPTGLTLTWPASTDTGGSGVAGYDVAMEPVGSDVRSSFRTTTNSLTLTTLSPASNYRFSVLARDGAGNSSLWSSALAVATPAGTGSDTTGPTPPGTPTASNIGANGVTLSWTASTDNVGVAGYRVYKTSWPAHLVVATGAGTTQQVTGLTPDTSYGFYVVAVDAAGNPSTPSKTVTVQTLPGTSTPTPTPTSTPTPTPTPTLPASSCKVGYTTSDWTSGFTASISITNTGTTALTGWSLAFTFPTSGQKVGQGWSATFAQTGAAVTATSMSYNGALAPGASTSIGFNGTHTGSNPKPTSFTLNGAACTVS
- a CDS encoding VOC family protein produces the protein MSMIEQVSLGVADDRRAGRFWAAALGYVRRPPRYPGDEWIVVEPPPGTAGVALAMDVSESPVSEFPRTHLDLDAGDRDLDEEVDRLIGLGAGRVDWPYYPAEPEPGQLPYVVLTDTEGNRFCVSGHRRAGTLFG
- a CDS encoding GNAT family N-acetyltransferase yields the protein MALWRIRATVDDRPGYLSVLTASLALRGVNILTVQVHTTEVGAVDDFLVDAPDALGEADLVAAVERGRGRDCWVARSEARGLVDQPTRALGLATRLVRDPEQAGEVLRTTLGLDEVTWRPTPAVAHDAVGTTTMLLTDPAGGSYELRRQAPSFTPAEYARAQALVELAAAVTRREADRVTLVLPDGAELAIRPATADDLAGVVELHEGCSAHSRQRRYLSGAALPSPSRLRRLLAPTRGLTLVATTTGSGGAAESVVALANLLAEGDEAEVALLVRDDWQRRGLGTALLRRLLAHAERAGYAALVLHTQADNTPMVRTVARLGRPAPVERDGTLLTVTVPLVARADKGPVADASPRAGATVGGPRRTDPGGGVR
- a CDS encoding ACT domain-containing protein, giving the protein MLLRVRVTLPDRPGTLGQVARTLGVSGADIVQVVVLERLGGRAVDDFTVVWPGAARVEGLLAGLAAIPGVRVDGVWRAIGAPTTTGQDAELLAQVAANPTDGVATLVDAVPGLLAADWAVAAVVPVDWASRAGGGTATVGHASWRAPEPPRLPEVTPLRARTLTMADGTHYAIAPFGRAGLVLVVARDHTEPLTAAGFHATEVDRLAQLVRASAVILGDRLDLVGPRSVTTVT
- a CDS encoding phosphotransferase family protein — translated: MTEPADASPGGTAPAGSPPGLDLDRLAGWLAVHRPELADGPLRASLVTGGKSNLTYLLSCGAREVVLRRPPLGHVLATAHDMAREHRVISALAPTAVPVPEALLLCADPAVIGAPFYLMQRVPGEVLRSRAQTDPLTDAQRRDLAWAMMDTLAALHTVDPAGVGLADFGRPEGYLGRQVRRWAGQLDRSRSRELPGVDELRDALAASVPDGVNAGRIVHGDFRLDNLLTTADPVSVRAVLDWEMATLGDPLADLGLLLTYWDVLGDSDLAEGNPVADGLGPRAGFPTGRELIDRYAGRSDVDVGPLHWHLALGCFKLAVICEGIHYRHTLGQTLGGGFDRIGDMVPPLVAHGLRAIGEH
- a CDS encoding acyl-CoA dehydrogenase family protein: MDFGYDARTVELRERLGAFLDECVLPAEPVHAEQVAAAGDPWARSPVLDGLKAEARRRGLWNLFLPDPRYGAGLTNLQYAPLAELTGRSPHLAPEAVNCAAPDTGNMELLAEFGTEAQRERWLTPLLAGEIRSAFCMTEPEVASSDATNIATRIVRDGDDYVVDGRKWWSSGAMDPRCEIFIVMGKTDPTAERHRQQSMLLVPRDTPGVHVRRGMTVFGYSDAPHGGHAEIDFTGVRVPAENLIGVEGAGFAIAQARLGPGRIHHCMRLVGMAERALELLCRRANQRVAFGRPLAEQGVVREWIAESRVRIEQARLLVLKTAWLMDTVGNKGAHTEIQAIKIATPAMAEWVIDKAIQGYGGAGVSQDTPLAGLWAQARTLRLADGPDEVHRSSLAKRELRRWS
- a CDS encoding LacI family DNA-binding transcriptional regulator, encoding MTTQRTRSLGRPTLDAVAARAGVGRGTVSRVVNGSPQVSPEARAAVQQAIAELGYVPNRAARALVTQRTDSVALVVSESGERVFTEPFFAGIVRGVSSGLLETPLQLWLAMVQSPIERERVENHLTNQHVDGVLLLSLHDSDPLPTLLEERDLPTVLGGRPARMLRPGARPSWFVDVDNVGGARKAVEHLARRGRRRIATIAGTQDMGVGLARLVGYREAVEATIGGLDPRMIAYGDFSEGSGAACMRRLLDACPELDAVFVASDLMAFGALRTLREAGRRVPEDVAIIGFDDSPVAQQADPPLTTVFQPVEEMGRQMARLLVARIRGDDVPTPHLLLDTELIQRAST
- a CDS encoding GH1 family beta-glucosidase — protein: MSNPTHPPAVGVLDQGPEPTFPPGFLWGAATAAYQIEGAAAEGGRAPSIWDTFSHTEGRVVGGHTGDVACDHYHRMPDDVRLMAELGLKSYRFSVSWPRVQPGGSGVANQEGLDFYRRLVDELLANGIEPWLTLYHWDLPQPLEDLGGWPVRDTAARFADYASLVADAVGDRVKYWTTLNEPWCSAFLGYGSGAHAPGRSNGADAVRAGHHLMLGHGLAVQALRATLPQAQLGVTVNLYPVTPASDAPADVDAARRIDGLANRFFLDPMLRGSYPEDLVADLAEVTDFGHVRDGDLEIISTPLDLVGINYYSRHVVAAPVPGEEPEKYWRAPSCWPGSEDVRFVTRGVPVTDMDWEIDAPGLVETLRRVHEEYTDLPLYVTENGSAFVDTVQDGQVDDVDRLAYFDAHLRASHEAIAAGVPLRGYFAWSLMDNFEWAWGYTKRFGMVWIDYDTQVRIPKSSARWYAEVIRRNGLAAQ